A genomic stretch from Neospora caninum Liverpool complete genome, chromosome III includes:
- a CDS encoding putative DNA polymerase epsilon p17 subunit, producing the protein MGYDKIAADIEEHMRCEAEGYSRGSEVAHATNSGVHTTDENSPTAPAIEALNSSDAETEDRVLAVGEGEKGRSRDGGETDEELSGEEERKLLEEDRDEEQGTDALDAMMQVVEGVLAEHEPYSEGQADPVLQF; encoded by the coding sequence ATGGGCTACGACAAAATCGCAGCAGATATCGAGGAGCACATGAGATGCGAGGCTGAAGGGTACTCTCGAGGGTCAGAGGTGGCACACGCCACGAactcaggtgtacatacaaCCGACGAAAACAGCCCTACAGCGCCGGCAATCGAGGCTCTCAACTCGTCAGATGCAGAGACCGAAGACCGCGTCTTGGCCGTAGGcgagggggagaaaggaaggagccGGGACGGGGGGGAGACAGATGAGGAACTgtcaggcgaagaagaacgaaaacTGCTCGAGGAGGACCGTGACGAAGAACAAGGAACTGATGCGTTGGATGCGATGATGCAGGTCGTAGAAGGAGTGTTGGCAGAACATGAGCCGTATTCGGAGGGTCAGGCGGATCCGGTTTTGCAGTTCTGA
- a CDS encoding putative nuclear DNA-binding protein, with translation MASKDFCSVLSEYCRELGSVRTLLETFKAIRTAEDGEEQPFEKLTALEVAQFHLALAFASSSLFFAYLKTQGYDVKAHPVSQDLLRVRQYMRKAASVIENGNPPKRSTVVDTAAAKRVVAFHTGSRAQSATSSSPGKSGGPPTASGSPGKAETSERKRRLPAGSPEREAHNSSGHEASPCARGGPRSPAARAPKDAEDTPCKEAAASISPSSLGCSAAERRQTDAKEGWEGGKNTKRSKTELERKGSSRKEWQGDARTRRKKP, from the exons ATGGCTTCGAAGGACTTCTGCTCTGTCCTCTCAGAGTACTGTCGAGAGCTCGGGAGTGTACGGACACTTCTAGAAACGTTCAAGGCCATTCGAACGGccgaagatggagaagaacagcCCTTTGAAAAGCTCACAGCACTGGAGGTCGCCCAGTTTCACCTGGCCCTTGCTTTtgcgtcctcttcgctgttCTTTG CCTACTTAAAAACCCAAGGCTACGATGTCAAAGCACACCCTGTCTCTCAAGATCTG CTCCGAGTGCGACAGTACATGAGAAAAGCGGCGTCCGTCATCGAAAACG GCAATCCACCCAAGCGGAGCACGGTTGTCGACACCGCTGCAGCGAAACGCGTTGTAGCTTTCCATACGGGGTCACGAGCACAAAGCGCcacgtcctcgtctcccggcAAAAGTGGGGGGCCGCCGACTGCTTCAGGCTCGCCAGGAAAAGCTGAGACatcagagagaaagagacgactACCTGCGGGTTCTCCCGAGCGTGAGGCGCACAATTCAAGTGGCCACGAGGCTTCTCCCTGCGCCAGAGGCGGTCCGCGCTCTCCAGCTGCAAGGGCACCGAAAGATGCAGAAGATACCCCGTGTAAGGAAGCGGCTGCATCGATTTCCCCCTCGTCGCTGGGTTGCTCCGCGGCTGAGAGGCGCCAAACCGACGCTAAGGAAGGAtgggaaggcgggaaaaaTACGAAACGGAGCAAGACAGAattggagaggaagggaagctCGAGAAAAGAATGGCAGGGAGACGCAAGGACACGGCGGAAGAAACCTTGA
- a CDS encoding mboat domain-containing protein, related, which yields MRQPSTFQCGHCCNCRIFSWSHLEATFWLIGHAVSIGTFYYWCLVPFFEVKQQYVYGQSLVYPGTEADLVSARVAEYFFSLLYQLHLLLRGIYSLLRVPFKFFSTILPGSLFVYPPEAPLDFGPAFNPSVRTVESGRAPYLIDNSDGQYRELRNAFPSLVALIRYLRISRGEHPGRWVKVCSGKSQASTAATSASADRLGIDFVCSRGSSSFSCATDLADLLHPKSSSVARNAWIATQHIHAVFEFFLSLALAAYLHSVHALVLLFYALLNYSFTLLLPEPRAASRSGLSRASSGDSSAASAYLSSREPRHETSGSPATRFRRLDSIRCPLVILLTVGLHLGMLVLHGLTPHFSLVYIHPSLLPFETFCFTFLRPRYSLHDCVRMIALKMLAFNLDKVWAYQLRQKRGETPSETPTPHKADPPSKRRFAKNAQEQCMPNNASPSSCAAGDSQACRSEGPSRDVRAHASRVGNERFFAEPRLCPNPFEDERFFPSDSLSLPYSTYTSVLRYLAYAFYAPTYLAGPHFAYNSWNRQTAFPWWVLLGHNEYVVPSSESREREVEATSVPLKSQRAKGTEEADCSVGDSPRSVEQDGWNSGGHLRIPPKGAALLKACASRALGVPLSASCRSPFLASPRGLTGESKEGSSGDETDLELRYRSRTHREKGFSGLRASARTTSRDGAREEKPTEEELTCWRPESAGERRGSPRAGAGALQETVEDLKPFGVDASPYLLDMPWTVYLELFMKHVIPYFLGWLLVLLVLEVHMRYLPVNALVTQLSNVPLWKTMQIWQLFTMSATVLCFMWLKFVCLWRFFRLWSMVAGAVPPENMVRFLYNNYRYAARSDPGLPCKISTRRRPKSDTNSSAYGNQPSITVLYEALRFLCRVRDYRSACACNIYIYIYICIYMYISIRIGLHLYDHVTTCMPVGAHRRVWVCGCRLAERIRFHVEQAFP from the exons ATGCGCCAACCTTCGACCTTCCAGTGCGGCCACTGTTGCAATTGTCGCATCTTTTCCTGGAGTCACTTGGAGGCTACGTTCTGGCTTATTGGCCATGCCGTTAGCATTGGGACTTTCTACTATTGGTGCTTGGTCCCGTTTTTCGAGGTGAAGCAGCAGTACGTGTACGGCCAGTCGTTGGTGTATCCAGGAACCGAGGCGGATCTGGTCAGTGCGCGCGTAGCGGAGtattttttctctctgctctatcagcttcatcttcttcttcggggGATTtactcgcttcttcgcgttccaTTCAAGTTCTTCTCTACCATTCTTCCTGGGAGTCTCTTTGTGTATCCACCAGAGGCACCCCTAGACTTCGGACCGGCGTTTAACCcaagtgtacgtacagtTGAGTCTGGCCGCGCTCCGTACCTCATTGACAATAGCGATGGTCAGTATCGGGAGTTGCGcaacgcgtttccctctctcgtggCTCTCAT ACGTTACTTGAGGATTTCCAGGGGAGAGCACCCTGGCCGGTGGGTCAAGGTGTGCAGTGGGAAAAGCCAGGCTTCCACTGCTGCCACCTCTGCTTCTGCAGATCGCCTCGGCATCGACTTTGTTTGTTCCCGTGGAagttcgtctttttcttgtgCCACCGACTTAGCAGACCTTCTGCATCCAAAgtcctcttctgtcgcgaGGAACGCTTGGATCGCGACGCAGCACATCCACGCTGTCTTTGAATTTTTTCTTAGCCTTGCCTTGGCTGCGTATCTCCACTCGGTCCACGCTCTCGTTTTGCTCTTTTACGCCCTTCTGAACTACTCCTTCACTTTGCTTCTTCCGGAGCcacgcgctgcctcgcgaagcggtctctctcgtgcctccTCTGGCGATAGCTCAGCCGCCAGTGCGTATTTGTCTTCTCGTGAGCCACGCCATGAGACATCAGGTTCTCCCGCAACTCGCTTCAGACGATTGGACTCGATTCGGTGCCCCTTGGTCATCTTGCTGACAGTTGGCCTCCATCTTGGCATGTTGGTTCTTCACGGCCTCACGCcccatttctctctcgtgtatATCCacccctctctcctgccgtTCGAGACGTTTTGCTTTACGTTCCTGCGGCCCCGCTACTCGCTCCACGACTGCGTCCGGATGATTGCTTTGAAAATGCTCGCCTTCAATCTCGATAAAGTCTGGGCGTATCAGCTGCGGCaaaagaggggcgagacgcCCTCGGAGACACCCACACCTCACAAAGCTGATCCACCTTCAAAGAGGCGGTTCGCGAAGAACGCTCAGGAGCAGTGCATGCCCAAcaacgcgtcgccttcctcgtgcgCCGCGGGAGATTCGCAAGCGTGTCGGAGTGAAGGACCCTCGAGGGACGTTCGGGCGCACGCTTCGCGGGTTGGAAACGAGCGCTTTTTTGCCGAACCCAGATTGTGCCCGAATCCCTTCGAGGACGAACGCTTCTTCCCCAGCGATAGCCTCAGCCTGCCCTACAGTACGTACACCTCGGTTCTGCGGTATCTCGCCTACGCGTTTTATGCGCCGACGTACCTTGCGGGACCGCACTTTGCTTACAATTCTTGGAACCGTCAGACAGCCTTCCCTTGGTGGGTCCTTCTCGGACACAACGAATATGTTGTTCCGTCGTCGGAGTCGCGTGAGAGGGAGGTTGAGGCCACGTCGGTCCCCTTGAAGAGTCAAAGAGCcaaagggacagaggaggcggacTGCTCGGTAGGAGACAGCCCACGGAGCGTAGAGCAAGACGGCTGGAACTCCGGCGGGCACCTGCGAATCCCGCCCAAGGGTGCCGCGCTCCTAAAGGCGTGTGCATCGCGCGCGCTaggcgttcctctctctgcctcttgtcGATCTCCGTTTCTTGCTTCACCGCGAGGACTTACCGGCGAAagcaaagaaggaagcagtGGCGACGAGACAGATCTGGAGCTGCGGTACCGCTCTCGAACTCATCGCGAGAAAGGCTTTTCCGGGCTACGCGCTTCGGCGCGCACTACCTCACGGGatggggcgagagaggagaaacccACAGAGGAAGAATTGACGTGTTGGAGACCGGAAAGTGCGGGTGAACGACGCGGGTCGCCTCGGGCGGGGGCCGGGGCGTTACAGGAGACTGTAGAAGACCTCAAACCTTTTGGGGTCGACGCTTCACCGTACTTGTTGGACATGCCTTGGACGGTCTACTTGGAACTTTTTATGAAGCATGTGATCCCGTATTTTCTTGGCTGGCTCCTTGTCCTCCTTGTGCTCGAAGTTCATATGCGATACCTTCCGGTCAACGCCCTTGTGACGCAACTCAGTAATGTTCCACTTTGGAAGACAATGCAG ATTTGGCAGCTTTTCACGATGAGCGCAACTGTCCTCTGCTTCATGTGGCTGAAGTTCGTGTGCCTCTGGCGCTTCTTTCGTCTATGGAGCATGGTGGCTGGAGCCGTGCCTCCCGAAAACATGGTCCGGTTTCTCTACAACAACTACAGGTACGCCGCGCGCTCCGATCCCGGTCTTCCTTGCAAGATCTCAACTCGTCGACGGCCTAAGTCGGACACGAACAGCAGTGCATACGGGAACCAGCCGAGTATTACGGTACTTTATGAAGCCCTCAGGTTTCTCTGCCGTGTCCGCGATTATCGATCTGCATGTGCCTgtaacatatatatatatatatatatatgtatatatatgtatataagtATACGTATAGGTCTGCATTTGTATGATCACGTAACTACGTGCATGCCGGTTGGCGCGCACAGACGCGTGTGGGTGTGTGGATGTAGATTAGCTGAGCGTATCCGCTTTCATGTGGAACAGGCGTTTCCGTAG